The Methanoplanus sp. FWC-SCC4 genome has a window encoding:
- a CDS encoding 5-formyltetrahydrofolate cyclo-ligase, with protein MRELKNQTRDIMRQRREALTPEERKNKSETICRHVFNAIKPGETVMCFSSKEIEVNTTPLMEMLLSNDYPVVVPIIVKEDVSLRLSYIKSLDVLVPSTFGVPEPIGNEIPVPEGAVDIILLPMLGFDRNGGRLGYGAGYYDRFLEKNPEIKKIGIAFACQEAEKIPLEDNDVLMDIIITEDGIVYP; from the coding sequence ATGCGTGAACTCAAAAATCAGACCCGCGATATCATGCGCCAGAGAAGAGAAGCCCTAACGCCCGAAGAACGCAAAAATAAAAGCGAAACCATATGCAGGCACGTCTTTAATGCCATAAAACCCGGCGAAACAGTCATGTGCTTTTCCTCAAAAGAGATCGAAGTAAATACAACTCCATTAATGGAAATGCTTCTTTCAAATGATTATCCTGTTGTCGTCCCAATAATTGTAAAAGAAGACGTAAGTCTCAGACTCTCATATATAAAGAGCCTCGACGTCCTCGTACCAAGCACATTCGGAGTTCCCGAACCAATCGGAAACGAAATCCCTGTTCCCGAGGGTGCTGTTGACATCATTCTTCTTCCGATGCTCGGATTTGACAGAAACGGAGGAAGACTCGGATATGGTGCAGGATATTATGACAGGTTCCTTGAAAAGAACCCTGAAATTAAAAAGATCGGCATTGCATTCGCCTGCCAGGAAGCAGAAAAAATACCTCTTGAAGACAACGATGTATTAATGGATATCATTATTACAGAAGATGGTATTGTCTATCCTTAA